TAGAGCTAGCAACAGAGGGAGAAGCAGGAGTGGGACTTTGCTGAACTGTGCGATCGCCCCCAGCACAGCCGACTAAGACTAGAGCCGTGGCCGTGAAACTTACCAGTTGCTGCAATTTGTTCATGCCCACTCCTTCACCAACCTTGCTGAAATCTATGCAATCTGATTACACAGAATAGCCTTAATTCTAACGGCTGAAACTTCTGTTAGATAAAAAAACGTAAATTTCAGCAGAACAACGATGACTATTGACCTTGGCGATAGTCGGTAAACGAGCGATAGCAAGTCTCAGAGTGATACAAGTGGCACCGATTCGTAATCTCTTTCATCAACGCCCAAGAAAAGTTGCACTCTCTGTATAAGCGATCGCCCCAGTTTTCCTGCAAACTTCGATAAGCCATCCGTAAGTTGTAGGACGGAATCGCGGTGGAAATATGGTGCGGCACATGCACATTAATGTCATGGCAGAGAGACTCTACCCAACCGGGGTAATTGCAATGCACCGTACCAGAAAGCTGAGAATCAGCCGCATTCCATTGGTCTTCAGGATAAAACGCAATATCTGGCGCAGTATGATGCACGAGCGTGAAAGTGCTCATCCAGAAATGGTAGACCAACCAAGGCATCAGCCAAAACTTGACAAAGCCCCAAATTCCAGTGGTTACAATTAGGGTCGGAAAGGCGATCGCGGCAAAAAGCAACACAACCGTCACAGACAACTTAACTTTGCGGTGATCCTTAGGTTGAAACTCTGCCAGAGTGAAGTGGATACCTGCCCAATGCACGATTGACGCCATCCACCAAAAACGGCCCCGCAGCCCCTCATAGCCCTTCTGAAGCGAGCGTGGCAAGCTATCGTAGTACTCTGGCTGGAAAGGTTGCCAAGCATTATCGATATCGAGCTTATTGGTATGGGTGTGATGGAAGTTGTGAAGAATGCGCCAGCTATGGAAGGGATAAATCAGCGGCATCATAAATAAATGACCCACCAAATCGTTGACCCAGCGACGCTTGGCAAAAGAGCGATGTCCGCAGTCATGCCCGATCACGAAAAAGCCAGTTAACCCCGTCCCTGTAAAAATCCAGAGCACAGGCAGGAGAAACCAAGGGGCAACCGCTAAACCCCAATAACCTAGAGCCACGACAGCAACGCTGAATAAGGCAGCAGACCACGCCTTGCGGCTATTTTTTTGAAAACATTCTTTCGGCAAGGTTTTCAAAATATCTTTTAGACGTAGAGCTGAAGCAGGTGCATCAAACTCTAAATTCTCAGGCTTTACGGTCGATACAGTCATAAAGAAATGAGCTTTCTCCAATGAGCAGTGATATCTGGGTTCACACTTAAAAACCTGCTAGTGAAAGGTAGCAGGTTGTGTTTTTTAAGCAGTTGGGTCGATTGATGTATAGAAAAACTTGGCAGCAGAAATGAGTGCTGTGAACTAGAGTGTTACTCCAGCTACAAGCCTCAGTAACAGTCCTTTGTACCACAAGATTGAATTCAAATATTAAGTTTTTTACAGATAGTGGTTCAATTTCTCATAATGAGCCATCGGCAAGCCCGCAGCAGTCCCTAACTTCCTCGCCTCATTCAGCCTCACTAAAGTTCGTAGCGATCGCAAGGCCAAGTCAGTTCATCTGTCACCACTGACTTAGCTACTGACTTAACTGAGAAGATCTAAAGTTAGTTAATGTTCCTACTAAATGTCCCTGCTCCCAACCTTGAAAGCAGGGACTAAAGGACGAGAGGGCGCTGTAATTACTCTTTAGGAGTGTCGGGTTGAAGCCAATTCTGGTGTCAAACGTTGTTGTTTCAAAACTTGTAATTGTTGAAGTAAAGCGTCTGCCTCTGCTTGCAAGGTCAGAACTCTAACTTGGTGGTCAACCTGGTAAGCAGATTTTTTCATTGATTCCATTAAACGATTTCTGGCTTCCGAGACGGCTGGGTTACTGATAGCAGGTTCACCGGGTTCTAGACGGCTAGGAGCACTTGATGAGTTGGATGCACTTGTCGAGATCAGTAGTTGACTAGTCATTTTTGCTTACTCACACCATTTGATTATTTTACTGGATTAATGAGCTAAGGTGAAGGAATGTATCGATATTTGAGTTTGGCCCTTATAAGTTCAGGCCCAAGCTCAGGTGGGCACACTGAAAGTTTAGAGAAGTTTGCCGATCGCGATACACTAAGGTTTACTTCAATTTTTCAGTTTTTTTGGAACCCACATAGCTGACCACTGTGACTCTAAGCCTGTCCTCCGCTAATTCCTCTGCTCTTGGATCTGCACCAAAGGCCGTAAGTTGGCCAGGTCTGATTGAAGCCTACCGACCCTATCTACCCGTTACCGACCAGACCCCTGTGGTAACGCTACATGAGGGCAATACTCCCCTCATTCCTGTCCCTGCGATCGCAGAGCAGATTGGTAGACAAGTCCAGGTGTTCGTAAAATATGACGGTCTTAACCCCACCGGAAGTTTCAAAGATCGCGGTATGACTTTGGCAATTTCCAAAGCCAAAGAAGCGGGGGCGAAAGCTGTCATTTGTGCCAGCACGGGTAACACTTCAGCCGCAGCGGCAGCCTATGCCCGTCGAGGCGGAATGCGCGCCTTTGTCTTAATTCCAGATGGCTATGTCGCCTTGGGCAAACTTGCACAGGCTTTACTGTATGGTGCGGAAGTGCTAGCCATTCAGGGCAACTTTGATCAAGCCTTAGAAATTGTGCGAGAAATGGCCGCAACTCACCCTGTTACTTTGGTGAACTCGGTTAACCCTTATCGCCTAGAAGGGCAGAAAACTGCTGCCTTCGAAATTGTGGATGTGTTGGGTAACGCCCCCGATTGGCTCTGCATCCCAGTCGGAAATGCGGGTAATATCTCCGCTTACTGGATGGGCTTTTGTCAGTATCACCAAGAAGGTCGTTGCGATCGCCTGCCCCGCATGATGGGTTTCCAGGCCGCAGGTGCTGCCCCTTTGATCTCCGGCATTCCAATTCAGCATCCCGAAACCATAGCCACCGCCATCCGGATTGGCAATCCAGCTAACTGGGAAAAAGCGATCGCGGTCAAAGATGCCAGCCAAGGTGCTTTCAACCCAGTTACAGATGAGGAAATCTTGGAAGCTTATCGTCTCTTGGCTTCCCAAGAAGGGATTTTCTGTGAACCTGCCAGTGCCGCGTCGGTGGCGGGCATGTTGAAGGTTAAGGATCAAATTCCTACGGGAGCCACAGTCGTTTGTGTCCTCACAGGCAACGGCTTGAAAGATCCAGACTCAGCGATTAAACACAGCGCCAATCAGTTTAAACAGGGAATTGCGCCTGATTTAGCGGCGGTAGCTCAAGCGATGGGTTTCTAGCAACCTCTCCACTTTCAGCAATGGTCGAAGCGCCAGCATTCGTGAGACTGCTGGCGCTTTTGTCTATGTGCTGAACAGCTCTCTCTTTAGTGAGCAGGTCAATGGTATCGCCCAAGGCAGTGGTTAAACTCTTACGAGTTTGAGCATGATTAGCCTGCTCCAGTTGTAACGCCTGAATTAATTGCTCCACCTCAGCTTGTAGCCGCCCTTGTTCCTGTAGGAGTTGCACCAGTTTTCCACGCAGCTCAGCGGGAGACTGGATCTGATCAATGACTTGAGCAATTTCTGTGGCCGAGCGAGACGAGTCCACTTCCAGAACAATGCCACCTCGCAGCTGCTGAATTTCAATTTGCAAATCTGCGATCGCCTGTTGAGCTAGGTTCGCCTCGGTGCGTCGCTGTTGAGCTTCTGTTTCGTAGAGCCGACGCCAGTTAGTCGCACTGGTGTAGGCCGCATCTCGTTCTCGTTCTGTTTCAGCTAATTGTTGTTGCAGTGCCTTAATTTCGGATAGCCACTGTCTAACATCTTGAGTCATCGGCCACGTTCCTTCCTGATTCCATCAAGTCAGACTCCCAGCAGTATGTCCTAAAAACCTAGGATTTGAGTCACAATTCTGGGGGCAGGCAAAATAATAATTAACAGCAGGCCTAAGGTAAACAATCCCAGCAAATCTCGCCGATTGTCGAGTTCACTCACGTCGTTGAGTGCGGGTGCATCTACTACTGGCATAAAAAATAGCAGCACCGCCCAGAGAAAGAAATCCGGTTGCACGAGAGACAGTCCTAAAACCAAAAGCCGCGTCACTTGCCCAATCAAGGCTCCAGTGCGTTGACCAAACATAGCATGCACCACATGACCGCCATCAAGCTGTCCCACAGGCATTAAGTTAAGCGCTGTAACAATTAAACCCAAGCAGCCTGCGATCGCCACAGGATGCAGCTTAATAGCAGTTTCAGCAGTTAAGGCAGCACCCAAGGCCAATTTACTTAAAAGTGCGAGCAAAAACGAGGTACTGGGATTCAACGCATTAAAGTTGAGGCCAAGTTGGTCAGTGGCAGGCACAGTTGTAGAGTGCATCAGCCCCCAAATCAAGATAGGCAGAGTGATGATCAAGCCAGTCATCGGGCCTGAAATGCCTAGATCAAACAAAGCCTTACGATTAGGAATCGGGGAGCGGATTTGGATAAACGCGCCAAATGTACCCAGGAAGAAAGGGATGGGAATGAAATAAGGCAGCGTCGCCCGCACTTTGTAGAAGCGAGCCGTCCAATAGTGACCTGACTCATGAATCCCCAAAATTGTCATTAAAGCCAAGGCATAGGGAAACCCTGCCAAAAATAATTTCGGCTCAGCAAACAACTGTGAGAGCGAAGTGACAGAGACTCCAGCAATCTCAATTCCCGCTAGGGTAGTGGTAAAAAATGTGGCAACCAATAATCCCAACGCTAATCCGGGTCGCGTGAGGGGTTCTTGCTTCGATTGATCGGCCTGTTGACTCTGGGAGTTTGGCACCAGGGCAAAAAAAGGCTTGCCATTAGCTCCTTCTTGCAGCATCACCAAGAAGCGATCGCCAAATTGAGCTTCAATATTGTCCCGAATCGTCTGATAGGCTGCGTCGGGTGTAGTGCGCAACTGACCGCGACAAATCACTGCCTGAGGACGGTACTCAATGTTCTGAACATAGTAGACTGACCAAGGAAAGCAGCTTTGTAAACTTGCTTCTTCCTCTTTATTAATCGGCTTGACCACCGTTTGGGTTTCAGTAGCTGTTGGGTCAGCCTTCAAGGAATGCTTTGCTGCTTGCACGACGGTTTGGTTAGTAGCCTCAGCGGCATTACTAGATGAATTAGGGATGCGCCCTAGGCGAATGAGCAACCAATACAAAAGAGTACAAGTGACAAAAGGTCCGATCACTAAAATAGGCGGTGGCGGATTATTCTCACCGTAAACCAGTGTCCAGGTGCTCCAAATCAGGGCAGGAGTCATCATCACTAGCCATAAAATCCAGACAGGTGTCCGAGTAATGCTAACGACATTGCGCTGCACAACCAAGTAGGTGATGAAGCCAAGCAAGAATACGAGTGAGAGCAACCAAAAAGTCATGCTATTAATCTCAATTGGTCTTTAGAGATGTCTTGAACAGTTCCACGACCAGTAGCAACATTATCACCAGCCTGCTTACCAATTAGACTTTATGAGTAGTTTAGGTAGCTTTGGCCCCCTTCAAACTACTATGCAAGATAGGTAAGAGGCCCACTAGCCTGTTAGACATGTCTGACGACCTGGTGTCAGCGTATTCTCAATCTACAAGAACTGCGAAATTTACCAGAACTACCATAGAAGCTAAACCACGACTATGCCAGAGCCACAAAGCTCCCTATCGAAGCAGCCTCGTGTTGTCTTGGATGGACAGCCTCACACCCTGTATGCCTTCCCCCCCAACCGAGATACTTTGGGCGGAACTGCTTATTTCATTGTAGGAAATGATGCCAATATCCTGATCGATTGCCCTGCTTGGAATGAAGCCAACTTGCTATTCTTACAAGCTCAAGGTAGCGTCCGCTGGCTGTTTATTACGCATCGAGGTGGGATCAGCAAGCATGTGAGCGAAATCCAGGCTGCTTTGGGATGCGAAATTGTAGTTCAAGAACAAGAAGCCTATTTACTGCCAGGGTTAAATCCAACTCAGTTTCGTGAAACTTTTACGTTTTATTCAGAGGCTCAAGCGCTTTGGACACCGGGCCACTCTCCAGGCTCTGCTTGCCTTTACCATCCAGCCTATGGGGGGGTGCTGTTCTCTGGGCGGCACTTAATTCCTAGTGCTCAGGGGGAACCTGTACCGTTGCGGATTGCCAAAACTTTCCATTGGCCCCGCCAATTGCGGAGCATTCGACAACTCCTAGAGCAATTTACGCCTCAAACTCTCAACTTTATCTGTCCGGGAGCCAACACGGGTTTTTTGCGAGGCGATCGCGCTATTGCCCAAGCTTACGATCGCCTCGCTCAGCTCGATTTGGCTACTTACGCTCAAGCCAAGCCCCTACTTTAAGCCAAACTTAAGTTCTAGGGTTTGACCGCTTAGCAATCGCTCCGCAAAAATCCATAAAAAATGCACCCCTCCCTGGAGAAACCAGTGGAAAGGGTGCAAATCCTAGAGCATTGTCAATTTCTGAGAATTCGCCAGTCTAAATCAAACCAAGCGTCCCTGGAGAGTCTATCTACCCACACCCAGGTAGCGGAAACCAGCCCGCTCCAAGATTTCTTCTTCCAAGAAGTTACGACCGTCAATCATAACGGGGTTGTTCATCAACTTCGCCATTTTGCCATAGTCAAGGGTGCGGAATTGCTGCCAGTCAGTCACCAACACCAACGCATCACAACCATCGGCCAAGCGCTCAGGATCAGTCTCCACTAGCACGTTGGATAGACCATGACGCAAACCAGTTTGGGAAACAATGGGGTCGTAAGCTTTCACTTTGGTACCCAAACGAGTTAGGTGCTCAATCAAGTCTAGAGCAGGCGCATCTCGCATATCGTCTGTATCGGGCTTGAAGGTCAGACCCAACAAACCAACCGTTTTGCCTTTCAAAATTTTGAGGACTTGCTGGAGTTTTTCCAGAGCAATCAAGCGTTGGCGCTGGTTAACGCTGACCGCAGCCTTGAGCAAGTGAGCTTCGTAGCCATAGTCATCAGCAGTATGAATCAGTGCTGAGACATCTTTGGGGAAGCAGGAACCACCCCAACCAATCCCCGCTTGCAAGAACTTGCTGCCAATCCGGGAGTCCAGACCAATGCCTTTAGCGACTTGCACCACATCCGCACCAACGCGATCGCAGATATTGGCAACTTCGTTGATAAAGCTGATCTTAGTGGCTAGGAAAGCGTTAGAGGCATACTTCACCATCTCTGCCGAGCTGATGTCTGTAGCAACCACGGGCACTGGGGGCAAGGACTTGTCCTCAGCAAATTGGCGCTCTGTAATGGGGGTGTAGAGTTCCTGCATCATCGCGATCGCCTTAGAGCTGTTGCTGCCTAAAACAATCCGGTCAGGATTAAAGGTGTCGTATACAGCCGAACCTTCGCGCAAGAATTCAGGGTTGCTGACCACATCAAACTGAGCACCGAGGTTTTCCTCAGTCACAGCACCACCTGCTCCTACCAAAGCTTGCTGACGCTCAGCAATGCCATCGAGCACAATCATTCTGACCCAGTCACCTGAGCCAATGGGTACAGTGGACTTGTTCACAATCACCTTATAGCCGCCGTTCAGATGGCTACCAATACCACGAGCGACCGCTTCTACATAGCGAGTGTCACTTTCACCCGTCGGCAACGGTGGCGTACCCACTGCAATGAAAAGAATTTCTCCGTGATTAACGCCTGCACCCAAGTCAGTTGTGAATTGAATCTTTCCACGTTGAATTGAAGACTGCATCAAGTCTGACAGCCCTGGTTCAAAGATGGGAGATTGACCAGCCTGCATCAGTTTGACTTTCTCTTCGTTGTTGTCAACGCAGATCACATCATGTCCAATGTGAGCCAAGCAGACTCCAGTTACTAGGCCAACGTATCCAGTACCAATGACACAAACGCGCATAGGGTGAGTCCTCGAAAAGGGGCAAATGAAAGGTCAGGAAATCGGAACGAGGCAGGGAACGCTCTAGAACGTCTTCAACATGGCAGGAGAGCCAGTTACATCATCGACGGACGGATTGCTATCCGGGTTTGGACTGGTAATCCGAGCCCGAAAATCTTCCACAGTTAACCGCAAGCCATCCTGCAAGGGAACGGTAGGCTGCCATCCCAGCCAAGTTTTAGCTTTAGTGATATCAGGCTTACGACGACGAGGATCGTCCTGAGGTAATGGTTCAAACCGAATTGCAACATCTGGAGCCACCATTTGCTGCACAGCCTGAGCCAACTGCAAGATGGTGTACTCATCAGGGTTCCCCAAATTAACGGGACCTGTATGCTCACCGTTCATTAAACGAATGAATCCGTCTACTAAATCTGAGACGTAGCAAAAGCTTCGAGTCTGAGAGCCATCTCCATAGACAGTTAGAGGATTCCCTCGCAAAGCTTGAACGACAAGATTGCTCACAACCCGACCGTCGTTTTCCAGCATTCTGGGGCCGTAGGTATTGAAGATTCGAGCCACGCGAATTTCAACATCATTTTGGCGGTGGTAATCAAAAGCTAAGGTTTCTGCAACCCGCTTACCCTCGTCATAGCAGCTACGAATCCCAATAGGGTTGACATTCCCTCGGTATTCCTCAGTTTGAGGATGCTGCTCTGGATCACCATAGACCTCAGAAGTAGAAGCGAGGAAGAATCTCGCTTTGACTCGTTTAGCCAAACCCAGCATATTCAGAGTACCCATCACATTAGTTTTGATGGTTTTGAC
This region of Trichocoleus desertorum NBK24 genomic DNA includes:
- a CDS encoding UDP-glucose/GDP-mannose dehydrogenase family protein — translated: MRVCVIGTGYVGLVTGVCLAHIGHDVICVDNNEEKVKLMQAGQSPIFEPGLSDLMQSSIQRGKIQFTTDLGAGVNHGEILFIAVGTPPLPTGESDTRYVEAVARGIGSHLNGGYKVIVNKSTVPIGSGDWVRMIVLDGIAERQQALVGAGGAVTEENLGAQFDVVSNPEFLREGSAVYDTFNPDRIVLGSNSSKAIAMMQELYTPITERQFAEDKSLPPVPVVATDISSAEMVKYASNAFLATKISFINEVANICDRVGADVVQVAKGIGLDSRIGSKFLQAGIGWGGSCFPKDVSALIHTADDYGYEAHLLKAAVSVNQRQRLIALEKLQQVLKILKGKTVGLLGLTFKPDTDDMRDAPALDLIEHLTRLGTKVKAYDPIVSQTGLRHGLSNVLVETDPERLADGCDALVLVTDWQQFRTLDYGKMAKLMNNPVMIDGRNFLEEEILERAGFRYLGVGR
- a CDS encoding UDP-glucuronic acid decarboxylase family protein — encoded protein: MRILVTGGAGFIGSHLIDRLMTEGHEVLCIDNFYTGHKRNLLKWLNHPYFELIRHDITEPISLEVDQIYHLACPASPVHYQYNPVKTIKTNVMGTLNMLGLAKRVKARFFLASTSEVYGDPEQHPQTEEYRGNVNPIGIRSCYDEGKRVAETLAFDYHRQNDVEIRVARIFNTYGPRMLENDGRVVSNLVVQALRGNPLTVYGDGSQTRSFCYVSDLVDGFIRLMNGEHTGPVNLGNPDEYTILQLAQAVQQMVAPDVAIRFEPLPQDDPRRRKPDITKAKTWLGWQPTVPLQDGLRLTVEDFRARITSPNPDSNPSVDDVTGSPAMLKTF
- a CDS encoding MBL fold metallo-hydrolase, whose protein sequence is MPEPQSSLSKQPRVVLDGQPHTLYAFPPNRDTLGGTAYFIVGNDANILIDCPAWNEANLLFLQAQGSVRWLFITHRGGISKHVSEIQAALGCEIVVQEQEAYLLPGLNPTQFRETFTFYSEAQALWTPGHSPGSACLYHPAYGGVLFSGRHLIPSAQGEPVPLRIAKTFHWPRQLRSIRQLLEQFTPQTLNFICPGANTGFLRGDRAIAQAYDRLAQLDLATYAQAKPLL
- a CDS encoding site-2 protease family protein codes for the protein MTFWLLSLVFLLGFITYLVVQRNVVSITRTPVWILWLVMMTPALIWSTWTLVYGENNPPPPILVIGPFVTCTLLYWLLIRLGRIPNSSSNAAEATNQTVVQAAKHSLKADPTATETQTVVKPINKEEEASLQSCFPWSVYYVQNIEYRPQAVICRGQLRTTPDAAYQTIRDNIEAQFGDRFLVMLQEGANGKPFFALVPNSQSQQADQSKQEPLTRPGLALGLLVATFFTTTLAGIEIAGVSVTSLSQLFAEPKLFLAGFPYALALMTILGIHESGHYWTARFYKVRATLPYFIPIPFFLGTFGAFIQIRSPIPNRKALFDLGISGPMTGLIITLPILIWGLMHSTTVPATDQLGLNFNALNPSTSFLLALLSKLALGAALTAETAIKLHPVAIAGCLGLIVTALNLMPVGQLDGGHVVHAMFGQRTGALIGQVTRLLVLGLSLVQPDFFLWAVLLFFMPVVDAPALNDVSELDNRRDLLGLFTLGLLLIIILPAPRIVTQILGF
- a CDS encoding fatty acid desaturase gives rise to the protein MTVSTVKPENLEFDAPASALRLKDILKTLPKECFQKNSRKAWSAALFSVAVVALGYWGLAVAPWFLLPVLWIFTGTGLTGFFVIGHDCGHRSFAKRRWVNDLVGHLFMMPLIYPFHSWRILHNFHHTHTNKLDIDNAWQPFQPEYYDSLPRSLQKGYEGLRGRFWWMASIVHWAGIHFTLAEFQPKDHRKVKLSVTVVLLFAAIAFPTLIVTTGIWGFVKFWLMPWLVYHFWMSTFTLVHHTAPDIAFYPEDQWNAADSQLSGTVHCNYPGWVESLCHDINVHVPHHISTAIPSYNLRMAYRSLQENWGDRLYRECNFSWALMKEITNRCHLYHSETCYRSFTDYRQGQ
- the thrC gene encoding threonine synthase; translated protein: MTLSLSSANSSALGSAPKAVSWPGLIEAYRPYLPVTDQTPVVTLHEGNTPLIPVPAIAEQIGRQVQVFVKYDGLNPTGSFKDRGMTLAISKAKEAGAKAVICASTGNTSAAAAAYARRGGMRAFVLIPDGYVALGKLAQALLYGAEVLAIQGNFDQALEIVREMAATHPVTLVNSVNPYRLEGQKTAAFEIVDVLGNAPDWLCIPVGNAGNISAYWMGFCQYHQEGRCDRLPRMMGFQAAGAAPLISGIPIQHPETIATAIRIGNPANWEKAIAVKDASQGAFNPVTDEEILEAYRLLASQEGIFCEPASAASVAGMLKVKDQIPTGATVVCVLTGNGLKDPDSAIKHSANQFKQGIAPDLAAVAQAMGF